GTAAAGTATAAATGTGATCTAATTATACTGATTAATAGTGAGCATATCAGCGAATTAAGACCTATGGGCTACAATGCCTGGAGTGGGCCAAATGGGGGATTAAATATCCCCCTTTCATATAATCAATGAAGTCTTTTTGACTATCCTTAAATATTACCAGCAATAAATAAACGCACGATGTCAAACTCATGTACAGGGGCCCAGGCCCTTGTGTTCGGTATCCTTGACTCGGGAGTAAGCCTTGCCACCGGTGTCCCCGGATTCCCTATTTCAGGAATAATGGAACTTCTGAAGGATTCCGGTATAGAAGCGCGCTGGTCGATAAATGAAAAAGTAGCACTCGAGGCAGCACTTGGCGCTTCAGCAGTAGGACGCAGAGCAGTGGTTATTGTAAAACATGTCGGTATGAACGTGCTTGCGGACCCGCTGGTCACATCAGTCACCCACACTATAGGAGCCGGGCTGGTAATTATTGCAGGTGACGACCCCGGAATACAGCAGAGCCAGAACGAACAGGATTCCCGGTACTATGGGTTGCTTGCGGAAGTGCCGGTCTTTGACCCGCGCGACCCTGCTATCGTTTATAGCAGCATGTGCCAGGCGTTCAAGCTCTCTGAAGAGGTGCACACACCGGTGATAATCCGCATCACTGACAGATTGAACAATGAGACTGGTTTTGTAGAAAGAACCAAGCCAGAAGTAGTGGAACTCCCAACATTTGATAGGAATGTATGGTCGTATACTATGAAAGGAAAACATCAGTTGTTCCACACCTCATCATATCCCCGGATGCAACATGTTTCTGCAGAATCTGAATTGAAAGTACGTTCTGAACGTGGTAAGAAACGTGGCATAATATCGTCCGGGTATCTTTCCACTCTGGTCGAGCAGATAATATCGGATGGAAAAGAAGATATTTCACATCTGGCACTTACGATTGTTAATCCGCTGCCGATAAAGGGAATCAATTGTTTTATCAACCGGCATGAAAGGACCTTGGTAGTGGAAGAGAGCGAAAGTGTCATAGAAAATCAATTATCCTGCAGAGGAGTGCTGGGAAAATTAACCGGACACATAGGATATGGAAAGGTAGAGGCTTCTGACATCATTCAGGCACTAAACAAGATTGACTGGGATACTATCACTCCATCGATTTCTCCTGAGACCATCGAAAGCAGGGGTTTCTCCCGGAATATATGTGATGACTGCCCCTATCATGTCCTGTACCGGGTGCTTGGAACAATAGATATACCTGTTGCAGGAGATCTGGGTTGCTCGGTCAGGACCGCCCCCCCGCCCATGGGAGTGGTGGACCTGGCATATTCACTGGGGTCATCCATTGCCACTGCTACAGGATTTGATAAAAAAGGTATAGCCCTCATAGGCGATTACGGACTGGTACATACCGGATTGCAGGGACTTATCGAAGCCGTTCATCACCATAAGGACGTACTGGTGGTGGTGCTCCAGAATACTATTGCTGCCCTTACAGGCGGGCAGGAAGTACCTGACATGACAGACGTGGTGCGGACACTGGTACCCGATACTACCCTGCTTGATATTGAGAATATTTCAGAACCGGAACTTGCCACGCTCCTTACTGCTGAACTTGAAAAGAGCGGTGTATCAGTACTCCTGGTACGCGGCAAGTGTACCATGTATTGACATGGTATGTTGCGGTATGGCTCCGGAGCCATAACCTTAATCCGGCATCAGGATCTCCTTGATAAACTCGTCCAGGCGTTTGCAGGGTATGCCTCGCTTGGCCTGGGTGCAGTCCTTCACTTTCGCAAGCAGTTCGCATAACTGGTCATGGTTCAGGTTGTACCCCATGCTCAACACAATGCCTTTAAGTGCCTTGGTGCCGGTGTGTTTCCCGATTATCAGGCTACGTTTACCGCCTACGATCTCAGGTGAAAATAGTTCATAGGTACTGGGTTCTTCCATAATGGCAGCCACGTGGATACCACTCTCGTGCGCAAAAGCAAAATCACCGACAACCGGTTTGTTCTTTGCCAGTTTCACTCCTGAGTATTCCACGACCAGCTTTGAAAGTTTGGCCAGGTTCTGGGTATTGTACCGTTCAATGCCATACTGTACCATCAGTGACATCAGTACCTCTTCCAGCGCAGCATTGCCTGCCCTTTCCCCGATACCGTTTACAGTAGTGTGGAGTTGCTTTGCGCCGGCTTCTGCTGCGGCCAGGGTATTTGCAGTCGCCATGCCCAGGTCGTTATGGCAGTGTATGCAGATGTCGGTCTTGATATCTTTCTTGATCTCACTGACAAGGTAATACGCTGTGGCAGGGTTGAGTATTCCCACTGTATCGGCAATGCTCACGTAATCGGCACCGCGCTCCTCTGCCATTTTGAATATGCTCTTCAGGGTGCCGACATCCGTGCGCGTGGCATCCTCTGCAGCGAACCGCACCGTTAACCCGTGGTCCTTGGCATATTCCAGGGCATCCATAGCACAGGTTGTGGCTTCGGCGCATGTCTTGTGATATTTATATTTCAGGTGCAGATCAGATGTGGCAATAAACATGCTCAAGATATCCACTTCACAACCAATGGCAACATCGATGTCGCTGATTATTGAGCGTGACAGGCAGCAAACCTTTGCGTTCAGGCCCATTTTTGCAATTTCCCTGACCGTATCCCGCTCGGTTTGGGAAACAATGGGGAAGCCGGCTTCGATGACTTCGACGCCGATGCTGTCAAGTTCCTGTGCCATACGTTTCTTTTCGTCAGACGTGAAGGCGGTTCCGGGGGTCTGTTCTCCGTCCCTGAGTGTGACATCACATATTTCGAAGTCACCGGGTTTTCTTCCAACAAGTTCGACCAGTTTGTTTCTGGAATACTGCATGTTATCACCTATTTATGGGTCATTAGTTATCCACATCATAAGTAAGGTTTTCTGCCAAAACGTTAATATTAATAATTATAGATATATCATTCACCTTAAAGTATTGCAGGTAACTTTCTGCTGATTCGTGCAGTTACCCTTATCGCAATATAAATAAAAACTTACCCATAAGTAACAAGGAGTAACGGTTTTGGCGACTATCAGTGAAAAGATATTTGGCAGGGCATCGAATTCCGATGTCCGTGCAGGTGATTTCGTGATTGCCGATGTGGATTGTGCCATGGCGCATGATGGTACAAGTGTACTGGCAGTGAAAGCATTTCGGGAAATGGAGGTCCCGAATGTCTGGGACCCGGCACGGATAGTCATCCCGTTTGACCATATTGTGCCTGCAAGCACTGATGTGGCTGCCAACCTGCAGTACGACATCCGGCAATGGATACGGCAGCAAGGTATCCCGAACATGTATGATGTGGGTGAGGGAATATGCCACCAGGTACTCCCAGAGCAGGGGTTTGCCCTTCCTGGCAGGCTGATAGTGGGCGCAGATTCCCATTCATGTACCTATGGTGCCTTTGGTGCCTTTGGTACCGGTGTTGGCGCCACTGACATGGCCGAGATATTTGCATCAGGCAAGCTGTGGTTCCGGGTGCCCCAGACCATGAGGGTCACTGTTGAGGGAAAACTGGGGGACCGGGTATCTGCGAAGGACCTGACGCTTAACGTGATAAAGCATATCGGTGCTGACGGCGCTACCTATAAGGCCATGGAATATTACGGTTCGGCCATTGAAGAGTTGAGCATCGCGGGCAGGATGACGCTGTGCAACATGGCCATTGAGATGGGCGGGAAGGCAGGGATCGTGCCGCCTGACACCAAGACCGATGAGTTCCTGAAAGGCCGGGCTGTGGATTCGTATACGCCGGTCTTTGCTGATGAGGATTCCGGATATTGCGAGGAGATACATATTGATGTGGGTGACCTTCCTCCGCAGGTGGCCAGACCCCACAATGTGGACAATGTATGTGATGTGGATGAGGTAGCGGGAACGGCTGTTGACCAGGTGTTCATCGGTTCGTGTACGAACGGCAGGCTGGAAGACCTGGAGGCTGCGGCACGTATCCTGAAAGGGCGCAGTGTAGCGGTACGCACCATCGTGATACCGGCATCAAGAACAGTCCTGCTTGAGGCTATCGAATTGGGATATATCACTTCCCTCATTGAGGCAGGGGCAACCCTTGGACCACCGGGCTGCGGGCCGTGCCTGGGTGCTCACCTGGGCGTGCTGGCCGAGGGAGAGGTGTGTGTGTCGACGTCAAACCGTAACTTCAAGGGCAGGATGGGCAGGGGCGGACTACTGTACCTGGCATCACCCGAGACTGCCGCTGCATCGGCGTTGAAGGGCGAGATCGCCGATCCCAGGCTGGTCTGAAAGGAACAGTTCTGTCTTTGCGGTGTAAAAACGTTCATGTTGTATGAATGATATAACTGGAGTTATGCTCCGCGACAGGGATAAGTATGTGATATGGCCCGCCTATATCGATAAAGGCAACAGCAGAAGCGGAGGGCGCATCATTTCAAGGAAGCGCTCTGTGACATCACCCGAGTTGAAGGAGATTGACCGGGCCGCAAAGGAACTGGGCCTGAATCCGGTGGTTGAGAAGGATAAGGCATATCCCAAATACTGGTGGGAGGTCAGCGGGCGGGTGCTGGTGGATAAAAAGGGTGGGAAGTCAAGGATTGCACGGGATATTGCGGGCAAGATAGGGGAGATGCGCGGGTAGCTATAAACAAGAAAATCCTCCCTGTGGTCGGATAAACTTGAGTACAAAAAGTTATACTTTATGTACTATTAAAAGGAGATAATATTTACAATTTTTCCATCTACCATTGTTTTTTTACTTCCTCCCCCACACCAGAGCCACCAGCCCGAACATATCCAGCTGAATATTGAACCCATCAACCGCCCTGAAAGCATCCTTTAACAGCGCTATATCCACATAGTTCGCAGTCCGCATCTCCACACATGTATGGAATATCTCAAGCAGTATCTTCTTTGAAAACCTGGTCTGCTGCACCACGTCCATCACAGCAATCTCACCACCAGGCCGTAATACCCTGAACATTTCACCCAATACTTCTCCGGGCCTCCCCACCTCATGCATAGCAAAACTTGAAACAGTACCATGGAACACCCCATCCTTGAATGGCAGCCTGTGCGCATCAGCCAGCACAAAATCCCCTTTCGCCTTGGCTCTGGCCCGTTTTAACATATGCACTGAAATATCGGTGCATACCAGGTCGACAGCACCCATCCTTTCAGCCAGGTAACCAGTGCCGGACGCCATATCTAATATGCGCCTGCCTTTCTTGAGCTCGACCTTACCAAGTAACTGCTGCCTTAAACGTTCATACTGGCCGAACATGGCCACCCTGGCACCAAAATCATAGACCGGCGCCAGAAATTTGAAAAAACTGTGACTTTTTACCTCAACCATTTTTCTCATCCCGTTGAGATAATTATACTGCATAAATATAAATACATTTCATACCGTAGATATTCCGGGTCGTTGAAATGAAAAAAAGCAAAAAGATGTATTACCTTATTCTCCTTGGTCTCGTGTTCCTGCTGGGAGGCATAGTGATGAAGAGTGAAACCGGCGAACCATCACCATACATTTCTTTCGGCGTCGGAACACTGGTTGCCACCGCTCTTTACTACGGTATTGTAGAAAAACGCCCCCAGATCGCAGCATTCATCATCGGTTTGATCGTACTGCATTCCGGTATCCTGCTCATAATAAAAGGTGAGTTGACATACCCTCTTGAATTCGGACTGGTCACCTTCATAAGCGGCATCCTGGTATTGCTCAATTCAGGTTTCTCGGAATATATGCGGGACCGCAAAAAGAACAGCTAAATTCACTTGATGTGCTGCTCATCCCTCATGACCTTCAAGAGTTCCAGTACTGAATACCCTGCCCTGGTTATTCCCATACTGCGCGGGTCAGTATCAGTACCTGCCAGATACAGGTTTTTTATCGGTGTCCTGGGCTGTGCAAAATAACCGTTGATGGTCACTGCCGCCTTCTCCGGAATGGTGGTCTGGGAATGTTTCATCTCAATATGGTCCTCGATTCCTGGTAATGCCCCGAGAATGGTATT
This genomic window from ANME-2 cluster archaeon contains:
- a CDS encoding indolepyruvate ferredoxin oxidoreductase — encoded protein: MSNSCTGAQALVFGILDSGVSLATGVPGFPISGIMELLKDSGIEARWSINEKVALEAALGASAVGRRAVVIVKHVGMNVLADPLVTSVTHTIGAGLVIIAGDDPGIQQSQNEQDSRYYGLLAEVPVFDPRDPAIVYSSMCQAFKLSEEVHTPVIIRITDRLNNETGFVERTKPEVVELPTFDRNVWSYTMKGKHQLFHTSSYPRMQHVSAESELKVRSERGKKRGIISSGYLSTLVEQIISDGKEDISHLALTIVNPLPIKGINCFINRHERTLVVEESESVIENQLSCRGVLGKLTGHIGYGKVEASDIIQALNKIDWDTITPSISPETIESRGFSRNICDDCPYHVLYRVLGTIDIPVAGDLGCSVRTAPPPMGVVDLAYSLGSSIATATGFDKKGIALIGDYGLVHTGLQGLIEAVHHHKDVLVVVLQNTIAALTGGQEVPDMTDVVRTLVPDTTLLDIENISEPELATLLTAELEKSGVSVLLVRGKCTMY
- a CDS encoding homocitrate synthase family protein: MQYSRNKLVELVGRKPGDFEICDVTLRDGEQTPGTAFTSDEKKRMAQELDSIGVEVIEAGFPIVSQTERDTVREIAKMGLNAKVCCLSRSIISDIDVAIGCEVDILSMFIATSDLHLKYKYHKTCAEATTCAMDALEYAKDHGLTVRFAAEDATRTDVGTLKSIFKMAEERGADYVSIADTVGILNPATAYYLVSEIKKDIKTDICIHCHNDLGMATANTLAAAEAGAKQLHTTVNGIGERAGNAALEEVLMSLMVQYGIERYNTQNLAKLSKLVVEYSGVKLAKNKPVVGDFAFAHESGIHVAAIMEEPSTYELFSPEIVGGKRSLIIGKHTGTKALKGIVLSMGYNLNHDQLCELLAKVKDCTQAKRGIPCKRLDEFIKEILMPD
- a CDS encoding 3-isopropylmalate dehydratase large subunit codes for the protein MATISEKIFGRASNSDVRAGDFVIADVDCAMAHDGTSVLAVKAFREMEVPNVWDPARIVIPFDHIVPASTDVAANLQYDIRQWIRQQGIPNMYDVGEGICHQVLPEQGFALPGRLIVGADSHSCTYGAFGAFGTGVGATDMAEIFASGKLWFRVPQTMRVTVEGKLGDRVSAKDLTLNVIKHIGADGATYKAMEYYGSAIEELSIAGRMTLCNMAIEMGGKAGIVPPDTKTDEFLKGRAVDSYTPVFADEDSGYCEEIHIDVGDLPPQVARPHNVDNVCDVDEVAGTAVDQVFIGSCTNGRLEDLEAAARILKGRSVAVRTIVIPASRTVLLEAIELGYITSLIEAGATLGPPGCGPCLGAHLGVLAEGEVCVSTSNRNFKGRMGRGGLLYLASPETAAASALKGEIADPRLV
- a CDS encoding signal recognition particle protein Srp19; the encoded protein is MLRDRDKYVIWPAYIDKGNSRSGGRIISRKRSVTSPELKEIDRAAKELGLNPVVEKDKAYPKYWWEVSGRVLVDKKGGKSRIARDIAGKIGEMRG
- a CDS encoding class I SAM-dependent methyltransferase codes for the protein MRKMVEVKSHSFFKFLAPVYDFGARVAMFGQYERLRQQLLGKVELKKGRRILDMASGTGYLAERMGAVDLVCTDISVHMLKRARAKAKGDFVLADAHRLPFKDGVFHGTVSSFAMHEVGRPGEVLGEMFRVLRPGGEIAVMDVVQQTRFSKKILLEIFHTCVEMRTANYVDIALLKDAFRAVDGFNIQLDMFGLVALVWGRK